One stretch of Hemibagrus wyckioides isolate EC202008001 linkage group LG01, SWU_Hwy_1.0, whole genome shotgun sequence DNA includes these proteins:
- the phf20l1 gene encoding PHD finger protein 20-like protein 1 isoform X1: protein MSKKPPNRPGITFEVGARVEAQDYLQKWYPSRIEKIDYDEGKMLVHFDRWSHRYDEWILWDSNRLRPLERPVLRKEGLKEEEDLTERLSEMRSSRLREVSGCTENTEDQKDLPQQRQLQDLKDGEEVLARWTDCRYYPAKIESVNKEGTYTVQFYDGVIRCVKRIHIKSMPEDAKGQQDWIALVKAATAAAKSKGGCRPRTSANSNKDREDKTEPRLDELNDEDNNADSDRLGSSDEEDCKPSSEELEMAKRKRKSSRQGSFSNVKRARLNKTAACAKNESDCREDLPVASQSELAAETCPSEEPLQSAVTQRHSASLPNTPPGVSRSCRLKHDSGESSISSLSTSTAAESKPSPISIHTLSDAHPATSNSPQRRRRSQRLATSLDPTCPPSPPTRDSNPNTPQTDCSQKADADNICLVKAEPSLNKPVTGTPSVPSPGTAQSAVAEKEGTTNMLLVSHTLVAERLPSVVAATGPKTTSRTHKPNKHAREPIMNTKRSDDPMSPNESLVDLDHNKFKCQILGCSKAFRKAKLLDYHLKYYHNNDKELESEVCSPEREGRTRATSTSVPTSNIVEIPDSKRRRTVSTSSSLSSQGHMLQLDCAGSCLKPPKFCRKKHSSASVSSDSTEVSLPALPREKTFDNFNDKILKRVTEKDKHLDQGLCMKPERKFQEKCQLIGKKREKERRDRKEKDPFKLKQKKKKKKKKKSKQYCYSDMEDVSMSYLERSAYLLHRSSSSSFSKHSAFQFPRAILSVDLTGENLSDIDFLEDSTTESLLFSGDEYNQDLDSLTMEDFQDEEDDSANEIVRCICEMDEENGFMIQCEECMCWQHSVCMGLLEDSIPDQYICYICRDPPGQRWSARYRHDKEWLYKGHMYGLSLLTENYSHQNAKKIVSTHQLLADVYSVKKVLHGLQLKMDILQNKHNPSLHLWARSWVNSDEDQPMGGVPDCIMFQQRVNQNINTETYITSEHSYQKPSGMGHQHKHEQGFQTASQTLSFIPKEEEVSSAISLSGCMSESSLGQVEPARNCLQWQMNLLTHIEDVQNQVAGRMDLIEKELDVLESWLDFTGELEPPDPLARLPQLKWRMKQLLMDLGKVQQMSTVCSV, encoded by the exons GAGAGACTCAGTGAGATGAGATCATCTCGCCTGCGTGAGGTTTCGGGatgtacagagaacacagaggacCAAAAAGACTTGCCACAACAGAGACAA TTACAAGATTTAAAAGATGGTGAAGAAGTTCTTGCCCGATGGACAGATTGCCGCTACTACCCTGCCAAGATTGAAAGTGTCAACAAAGAGG GGACCTACACAGTCCAGTTTTATGATGGGGTGATTCGCTGTGTGAAACGAATCCATATAAAATCCATGCCAGAGGATGCCAAAGGACAA CAGGATTGGATTGCCCTCGTGAAGGCAGCCACAGCTGCAGCCAAGAGTAAAGGAGGCTGTAGGCCTCGCACCAGTGCCAACAGCAACAAAGATAGAGAGGACAAAACAGAGCCCAGGCTTGATGAACTCAATGATGAGGACAACAATGCTGACTCTGACAGACTTG GCTCTTCTGATGAGGAAGACTGTAAGCCATCTTCTGAAGAGCTTGAGATggctaaaagaaaaagaaaaagcagcagACAAGGTAGTTTTAGCAATGTGAAAAGAGCTCGTCTCAACAAAACAGCAG CCTGTGCCAAAAATGAGAGCGACTGCAGAGAAGATCTTCCTGTAGCATCACAG AGTGAACTAGCAGCTGAAACTTGCCCCAGTGAGGAGCCTTTGCAGTCTGCTGTAACCCAAAGGCATTCCGCATCCCTCCCCAATACACCCCCAGGGGTCTCCCGCTCTTGCAGACTAAAGCATGATTCTGGAGAGTCAAGCATCAGCAGCTTGAGCACAAGTACAGCAGCTGAGTCTAAACCCTCACCCATCTCCATTCACACCCTCTCAGATGCACACCCAG CCACTTCAAACTCTCCTCAGAGACGCAGAAGATCTCAGCGTCTTGCAACTTCTTTAGACCCAACCTGCCCACCCTCACCACCTACTCGGGATTCCAACCCCAACACACCACAGACTGACTGTAGTCAGAAAGCAG ATGCTGACAATATTTGCTTGGTGAAAGCTGAACCCTCTTTAAACAAACCAGTCACTGGTACTCCTTCTGTTCCGTCTCCTGGAACTGCTCAGTCTGCAGTCGCTGAGAAGGAAGGAACGACTAACATGTTGCTTGTCAGTCATACATTAGTGGCAGAGAGACTGCCATCTGTTGTAGCAG cTACTGGTCCAAAAACTACTTCCAGGACCCATAAGCCCAACAAACATGCCAGAGAGCCCA TAATGAATACCAAGCGATCTGATGACCCCATGTCTCCTAATGAGTCTCTGGTTGACCTGGACCATAATAAGTTCAAGTGTCAAATTCTAGGGTGCTCAAAAGCCTTTCGGAAAGCTAAGCTGCTGGATTACCATCTGAAGTATTACCACAATAATGATAAAGAGTTGGAGAGTGAAGTATGTTCACCTGAAAGAGAAGGTCGCACCAGGGCTACATCTACTTCTGTACCTACCAGCAACATAGTGGAGATACCCGATAGCAAGAGGCGCAGGACAGTCTCCACTTCCTCCT ctcTGTCTTCTCAGGGCCACATGTTACAGCTGGACTGTGCTGGCTCTTGTCTGAAGCCCCCAAAATTTTGTAGGAAGAAACATTCATCTGCTTCTGTCAGCTCAGACAGTACCGAAGTCTCACTTCCTGCTTTACCCAGAGAAAAGACATTTGACAACTTTAATGACAAGATCCTCAAGAGGGTCACTGAGAAGGACAAACACCTTGATCAAG GGCTATGTATGAAGCCTGAAAGGAAATTTCAAGAGAAATGCCAGCTCATTG ggaaaaagagggaaaaagaaCGTagagatagaaaagaaaaagaccCTTTCAAActcaaacaaaagaaaaagaaaaagaagaagaagaaatccaAGCAGTACT GTTACTCTGATATGGAAGATGTCTCCATGTCTTACTTGGAGAGATCAGCATATCTACTTCATCGCTCTTCCTCTAGCTCCTTTTCTAAACACTCAGCCTTCCAGTTTCCTCGTGCCATACTGTCAGTCGATCTCacaggagaga ATCTGTCAGACATTGACTTCTTAGAGGACTCCACCACAGAGTCTCTGCTGTTTAGCGGTGATGAATACAACCAGGATCTGGACTCTCTCACAATGGAGGATTTCCAGGATGAGGAGGACGACTCAGCTAATGAGATTGTTCGTTGCATCTGTGAAATGGATGAAGAGAATGGCTTCATGATTCAG TGTGAGGAGTGCATGTGCTGgcagcatagtgtgtgtatgggactTCTTGAGGACAGCATACCTGACCAGTATATCTGCTACATCTGTAGAGACCCACCAG GACAAAGATGGAGTGCCAGATATCGTCATGATAAAGAGTGGCTATATAAAGGCCACATGTATGGCTTATCTTTACTGACTGAGAACTACTCACATCAGAATGCTAAGAAGATTGTGTCTACTCATCAGTTATTGGCTGACGTGTACAGTGTTAAAAAGGTGCTTCATGGCCTGCAGCTCAAGATGGACATCTTACA GAATAAACACAATCCCAGTTTACACTTGTGGGCTCGTTCTTGGGTGAACTCAGATGAGGACCAGCCTATGGGTGGAGTTCCAGACTGCATCATGTTTCAGCAGCGTGTCAACCAGAATATAAATACTGAGACCTATATCACCAGTGAGCACAGCTACCAAAAGCCTTCTGGCATGGGCCACCAACACAAGCATGAGCAGGGCTTCCAGACTGCCTCTCAGACACTGTCTTTTATAccaaaggaggaggag GTGAGCAGTGCTATCTCATTGTCTGGCTGTATGAGTGAGAGCAGCTTGGGGCAGGTGGAGCCAGCCAGAAACTGTCTGCAGTGGCAGATGAacctactcacacacattgAAGATGTTCAGAACCAGGTGGCTGGCCGCATGGATCTCATTGAGAAAGAGCTAGATG TGTTGGAGAGCTGGTTGGATTTCACAGGAGAACTGGAGCCTCCAGATCCTTTGGCTAGACTGCCTCAGCTTAAATGGCGGATGAAACAGCTGCTGATGGACTTGGGGAAAGTGCAACAGATGAgcacagtgtgctctgtgtga
- the phf20l1 gene encoding PHD finger protein 20-like protein 1 isoform X2, with amino-acid sequence MSKKPPNRPGITFEVGARVEAQDYLQKWYPSRIEKIDYDEGKMLVHFDRWSHRYDEWILWDSNRLRPLERPVLRKEGLKEEEDLTERLSEMRSSRLREVSGCTENTEDQKDLPQQRQLQDLKDGEEVLARWTDCRYYPAKIESVNKEGTYTVQFYDGVIRCVKRIHIKSMPEDAKGQDWIALVKAATAAAKSKGGCRPRTSANSNKDREDKTEPRLDELNDEDNNADSDRLGSSDEEDCKPSSEELEMAKRKRKSSRQGSFSNVKRARLNKTAACAKNESDCREDLPVASQSELAAETCPSEEPLQSAVTQRHSASLPNTPPGVSRSCRLKHDSGESSISSLSTSTAAESKPSPISIHTLSDAHPATSNSPQRRRRSQRLATSLDPTCPPSPPTRDSNPNTPQTDCSQKADADNICLVKAEPSLNKPVTGTPSVPSPGTAQSAVAEKEGTTNMLLVSHTLVAERLPSVVAATGPKTTSRTHKPNKHAREPIMNTKRSDDPMSPNESLVDLDHNKFKCQILGCSKAFRKAKLLDYHLKYYHNNDKELESEVCSPEREGRTRATSTSVPTSNIVEIPDSKRRRTVSTSSSLSSQGHMLQLDCAGSCLKPPKFCRKKHSSASVSSDSTEVSLPALPREKTFDNFNDKILKRVTEKDKHLDQGLCMKPERKFQEKCQLIGKKREKERRDRKEKDPFKLKQKKKKKKKKKSKQYCYSDMEDVSMSYLERSAYLLHRSSSSSFSKHSAFQFPRAILSVDLTGENLSDIDFLEDSTTESLLFSGDEYNQDLDSLTMEDFQDEEDDSANEIVRCICEMDEENGFMIQCEECMCWQHSVCMGLLEDSIPDQYICYICRDPPGQRWSARYRHDKEWLYKGHMYGLSLLTENYSHQNAKKIVSTHQLLADVYSVKKVLHGLQLKMDILQNKHNPSLHLWARSWVNSDEDQPMGGVPDCIMFQQRVNQNINTETYITSEHSYQKPSGMGHQHKHEQGFQTASQTLSFIPKEEEVSSAISLSGCMSESSLGQVEPARNCLQWQMNLLTHIEDVQNQVAGRMDLIEKELDVLESWLDFTGELEPPDPLARLPQLKWRMKQLLMDLGKVQQMSTVCSV; translated from the exons GAGAGACTCAGTGAGATGAGATCATCTCGCCTGCGTGAGGTTTCGGGatgtacagagaacacagaggacCAAAAAGACTTGCCACAACAGAGACAA TTACAAGATTTAAAAGATGGTGAAGAAGTTCTTGCCCGATGGACAGATTGCCGCTACTACCCTGCCAAGATTGAAAGTGTCAACAAAGAGG GGACCTACACAGTCCAGTTTTATGATGGGGTGATTCGCTGTGTGAAACGAATCCATATAAAATCCATGCCAGAGGATGCCAAAGGACAA GATTGGATTGCCCTCGTGAAGGCAGCCACAGCTGCAGCCAAGAGTAAAGGAGGCTGTAGGCCTCGCACCAGTGCCAACAGCAACAAAGATAGAGAGGACAAAACAGAGCCCAGGCTTGATGAACTCAATGATGAGGACAACAATGCTGACTCTGACAGACTTG GCTCTTCTGATGAGGAAGACTGTAAGCCATCTTCTGAAGAGCTTGAGATggctaaaagaaaaagaaaaagcagcagACAAGGTAGTTTTAGCAATGTGAAAAGAGCTCGTCTCAACAAAACAGCAG CCTGTGCCAAAAATGAGAGCGACTGCAGAGAAGATCTTCCTGTAGCATCACAG AGTGAACTAGCAGCTGAAACTTGCCCCAGTGAGGAGCCTTTGCAGTCTGCTGTAACCCAAAGGCATTCCGCATCCCTCCCCAATACACCCCCAGGGGTCTCCCGCTCTTGCAGACTAAAGCATGATTCTGGAGAGTCAAGCATCAGCAGCTTGAGCACAAGTACAGCAGCTGAGTCTAAACCCTCACCCATCTCCATTCACACCCTCTCAGATGCACACCCAG CCACTTCAAACTCTCCTCAGAGACGCAGAAGATCTCAGCGTCTTGCAACTTCTTTAGACCCAACCTGCCCACCCTCACCACCTACTCGGGATTCCAACCCCAACACACCACAGACTGACTGTAGTCAGAAAGCAG ATGCTGACAATATTTGCTTGGTGAAAGCTGAACCCTCTTTAAACAAACCAGTCACTGGTACTCCTTCTGTTCCGTCTCCTGGAACTGCTCAGTCTGCAGTCGCTGAGAAGGAAGGAACGACTAACATGTTGCTTGTCAGTCATACATTAGTGGCAGAGAGACTGCCATCTGTTGTAGCAG cTACTGGTCCAAAAACTACTTCCAGGACCCATAAGCCCAACAAACATGCCAGAGAGCCCA TAATGAATACCAAGCGATCTGATGACCCCATGTCTCCTAATGAGTCTCTGGTTGACCTGGACCATAATAAGTTCAAGTGTCAAATTCTAGGGTGCTCAAAAGCCTTTCGGAAAGCTAAGCTGCTGGATTACCATCTGAAGTATTACCACAATAATGATAAAGAGTTGGAGAGTGAAGTATGTTCACCTGAAAGAGAAGGTCGCACCAGGGCTACATCTACTTCTGTACCTACCAGCAACATAGTGGAGATACCCGATAGCAAGAGGCGCAGGACAGTCTCCACTTCCTCCT ctcTGTCTTCTCAGGGCCACATGTTACAGCTGGACTGTGCTGGCTCTTGTCTGAAGCCCCCAAAATTTTGTAGGAAGAAACATTCATCTGCTTCTGTCAGCTCAGACAGTACCGAAGTCTCACTTCCTGCTTTACCCAGAGAAAAGACATTTGACAACTTTAATGACAAGATCCTCAAGAGGGTCACTGAGAAGGACAAACACCTTGATCAAG GGCTATGTATGAAGCCTGAAAGGAAATTTCAAGAGAAATGCCAGCTCATTG ggaaaaagagggaaaaagaaCGTagagatagaaaagaaaaagaccCTTTCAAActcaaacaaaagaaaaagaaaaagaagaagaagaaatccaAGCAGTACT GTTACTCTGATATGGAAGATGTCTCCATGTCTTACTTGGAGAGATCAGCATATCTACTTCATCGCTCTTCCTCTAGCTCCTTTTCTAAACACTCAGCCTTCCAGTTTCCTCGTGCCATACTGTCAGTCGATCTCacaggagaga ATCTGTCAGACATTGACTTCTTAGAGGACTCCACCACAGAGTCTCTGCTGTTTAGCGGTGATGAATACAACCAGGATCTGGACTCTCTCACAATGGAGGATTTCCAGGATGAGGAGGACGACTCAGCTAATGAGATTGTTCGTTGCATCTGTGAAATGGATGAAGAGAATGGCTTCATGATTCAG TGTGAGGAGTGCATGTGCTGgcagcatagtgtgtgtatgggactTCTTGAGGACAGCATACCTGACCAGTATATCTGCTACATCTGTAGAGACCCACCAG GACAAAGATGGAGTGCCAGATATCGTCATGATAAAGAGTGGCTATATAAAGGCCACATGTATGGCTTATCTTTACTGACTGAGAACTACTCACATCAGAATGCTAAGAAGATTGTGTCTACTCATCAGTTATTGGCTGACGTGTACAGTGTTAAAAAGGTGCTTCATGGCCTGCAGCTCAAGATGGACATCTTACA GAATAAACACAATCCCAGTTTACACTTGTGGGCTCGTTCTTGGGTGAACTCAGATGAGGACCAGCCTATGGGTGGAGTTCCAGACTGCATCATGTTTCAGCAGCGTGTCAACCAGAATATAAATACTGAGACCTATATCACCAGTGAGCACAGCTACCAAAAGCCTTCTGGCATGGGCCACCAACACAAGCATGAGCAGGGCTTCCAGACTGCCTCTCAGACACTGTCTTTTATAccaaaggaggaggag GTGAGCAGTGCTATCTCATTGTCTGGCTGTATGAGTGAGAGCAGCTTGGGGCAGGTGGAGCCAGCCAGAAACTGTCTGCAGTGGCAGATGAacctactcacacacattgAAGATGTTCAGAACCAGGTGGCTGGCCGCATGGATCTCATTGAGAAAGAGCTAGATG TGTTGGAGAGCTGGTTGGATTTCACAGGAGAACTGGAGCCTCCAGATCCTTTGGCTAGACTGCCTCAGCTTAAATGGCGGATGAAACAGCTGCTGATGGACTTGGGGAAAGTGCAACAGATGAgcacagtgtgctctgtgtga
- the phf20l1 gene encoding PHD finger protein 20-like protein 1 isoform X3, protein MSKKPPNRPGITFEVGARVEAQDYLQKWYPSRIEKIDYDEGKMLVHFDRWSHRYDEWILWDSNRLRPLERPVLRKEGLKEEEDLTLQDLKDGEEVLARWTDCRYYPAKIESVNKEGTYTVQFYDGVIRCVKRIHIKSMPEDAKGQQDWIALVKAATAAAKSKGGCRPRTSANSNKDREDKTEPRLDELNDEDNNADSDRLGSSDEEDCKPSSEELEMAKRKRKSSRQGSFSNVKRARLNKTAACAKNESDCREDLPVASQSELAAETCPSEEPLQSAVTQRHSASLPNTPPGVSRSCRLKHDSGESSISSLSTSTAAESKPSPISIHTLSDAHPATSNSPQRRRRSQRLATSLDPTCPPSPPTRDSNPNTPQTDCSQKADADNICLVKAEPSLNKPVTGTPSVPSPGTAQSAVAEKEGTTNMLLVSHTLVAERLPSVVAATGPKTTSRTHKPNKHAREPIMNTKRSDDPMSPNESLVDLDHNKFKCQILGCSKAFRKAKLLDYHLKYYHNNDKELESEVCSPEREGRTRATSTSVPTSNIVEIPDSKRRRTVSTSSSLSSQGHMLQLDCAGSCLKPPKFCRKKHSSASVSSDSTEVSLPALPREKTFDNFNDKILKRVTEKDKHLDQGLCMKPERKFQEKCQLIGKKREKERRDRKEKDPFKLKQKKKKKKKKKSKQYCYSDMEDVSMSYLERSAYLLHRSSSSSFSKHSAFQFPRAILSVDLTGENLSDIDFLEDSTTESLLFSGDEYNQDLDSLTMEDFQDEEDDSANEIVRCICEMDEENGFMIQCEECMCWQHSVCMGLLEDSIPDQYICYICRDPPGQRWSARYRHDKEWLYKGHMYGLSLLTENYSHQNAKKIVSTHQLLADVYSVKKVLHGLQLKMDILQNKHNPSLHLWARSWVNSDEDQPMGGVPDCIMFQQRVNQNINTETYITSEHSYQKPSGMGHQHKHEQGFQTASQTLSFIPKEEEVSSAISLSGCMSESSLGQVEPARNCLQWQMNLLTHIEDVQNQVAGRMDLIEKELDVLESWLDFTGELEPPDPLARLPQLKWRMKQLLMDLGKVQQMSTVCSV, encoded by the exons TTACAAGATTTAAAAGATGGTGAAGAAGTTCTTGCCCGATGGACAGATTGCCGCTACTACCCTGCCAAGATTGAAAGTGTCAACAAAGAGG GGACCTACACAGTCCAGTTTTATGATGGGGTGATTCGCTGTGTGAAACGAATCCATATAAAATCCATGCCAGAGGATGCCAAAGGACAA CAGGATTGGATTGCCCTCGTGAAGGCAGCCACAGCTGCAGCCAAGAGTAAAGGAGGCTGTAGGCCTCGCACCAGTGCCAACAGCAACAAAGATAGAGAGGACAAAACAGAGCCCAGGCTTGATGAACTCAATGATGAGGACAACAATGCTGACTCTGACAGACTTG GCTCTTCTGATGAGGAAGACTGTAAGCCATCTTCTGAAGAGCTTGAGATggctaaaagaaaaagaaaaagcagcagACAAGGTAGTTTTAGCAATGTGAAAAGAGCTCGTCTCAACAAAACAGCAG CCTGTGCCAAAAATGAGAGCGACTGCAGAGAAGATCTTCCTGTAGCATCACAG AGTGAACTAGCAGCTGAAACTTGCCCCAGTGAGGAGCCTTTGCAGTCTGCTGTAACCCAAAGGCATTCCGCATCCCTCCCCAATACACCCCCAGGGGTCTCCCGCTCTTGCAGACTAAAGCATGATTCTGGAGAGTCAAGCATCAGCAGCTTGAGCACAAGTACAGCAGCTGAGTCTAAACCCTCACCCATCTCCATTCACACCCTCTCAGATGCACACCCAG CCACTTCAAACTCTCCTCAGAGACGCAGAAGATCTCAGCGTCTTGCAACTTCTTTAGACCCAACCTGCCCACCCTCACCACCTACTCGGGATTCCAACCCCAACACACCACAGACTGACTGTAGTCAGAAAGCAG ATGCTGACAATATTTGCTTGGTGAAAGCTGAACCCTCTTTAAACAAACCAGTCACTGGTACTCCTTCTGTTCCGTCTCCTGGAACTGCTCAGTCTGCAGTCGCTGAGAAGGAAGGAACGACTAACATGTTGCTTGTCAGTCATACATTAGTGGCAGAGAGACTGCCATCTGTTGTAGCAG cTACTGGTCCAAAAACTACTTCCAGGACCCATAAGCCCAACAAACATGCCAGAGAGCCCA TAATGAATACCAAGCGATCTGATGACCCCATGTCTCCTAATGAGTCTCTGGTTGACCTGGACCATAATAAGTTCAAGTGTCAAATTCTAGGGTGCTCAAAAGCCTTTCGGAAAGCTAAGCTGCTGGATTACCATCTGAAGTATTACCACAATAATGATAAAGAGTTGGAGAGTGAAGTATGTTCACCTGAAAGAGAAGGTCGCACCAGGGCTACATCTACTTCTGTACCTACCAGCAACATAGTGGAGATACCCGATAGCAAGAGGCGCAGGACAGTCTCCACTTCCTCCT ctcTGTCTTCTCAGGGCCACATGTTACAGCTGGACTGTGCTGGCTCTTGTCTGAAGCCCCCAAAATTTTGTAGGAAGAAACATTCATCTGCTTCTGTCAGCTCAGACAGTACCGAAGTCTCACTTCCTGCTTTACCCAGAGAAAAGACATTTGACAACTTTAATGACAAGATCCTCAAGAGGGTCACTGAGAAGGACAAACACCTTGATCAAG GGCTATGTATGAAGCCTGAAAGGAAATTTCAAGAGAAATGCCAGCTCATTG ggaaaaagagggaaaaagaaCGTagagatagaaaagaaaaagaccCTTTCAAActcaaacaaaagaaaaagaaaaagaagaagaagaaatccaAGCAGTACT GTTACTCTGATATGGAAGATGTCTCCATGTCTTACTTGGAGAGATCAGCATATCTACTTCATCGCTCTTCCTCTAGCTCCTTTTCTAAACACTCAGCCTTCCAGTTTCCTCGTGCCATACTGTCAGTCGATCTCacaggagaga ATCTGTCAGACATTGACTTCTTAGAGGACTCCACCACAGAGTCTCTGCTGTTTAGCGGTGATGAATACAACCAGGATCTGGACTCTCTCACAATGGAGGATTTCCAGGATGAGGAGGACGACTCAGCTAATGAGATTGTTCGTTGCATCTGTGAAATGGATGAAGAGAATGGCTTCATGATTCAG TGTGAGGAGTGCATGTGCTGgcagcatagtgtgtgtatgggactTCTTGAGGACAGCATACCTGACCAGTATATCTGCTACATCTGTAGAGACCCACCAG GACAAAGATGGAGTGCCAGATATCGTCATGATAAAGAGTGGCTATATAAAGGCCACATGTATGGCTTATCTTTACTGACTGAGAACTACTCACATCAGAATGCTAAGAAGATTGTGTCTACTCATCAGTTATTGGCTGACGTGTACAGTGTTAAAAAGGTGCTTCATGGCCTGCAGCTCAAGATGGACATCTTACA GAATAAACACAATCCCAGTTTACACTTGTGGGCTCGTTCTTGGGTGAACTCAGATGAGGACCAGCCTATGGGTGGAGTTCCAGACTGCATCATGTTTCAGCAGCGTGTCAACCAGAATATAAATACTGAGACCTATATCACCAGTGAGCACAGCTACCAAAAGCCTTCTGGCATGGGCCACCAACACAAGCATGAGCAGGGCTTCCAGACTGCCTCTCAGACACTGTCTTTTATAccaaaggaggaggag GTGAGCAGTGCTATCTCATTGTCTGGCTGTATGAGTGAGAGCAGCTTGGGGCAGGTGGAGCCAGCCAGAAACTGTCTGCAGTGGCAGATGAacctactcacacacattgAAGATGTTCAGAACCAGGTGGCTGGCCGCATGGATCTCATTGAGAAAGAGCTAGATG TGTTGGAGAGCTGGTTGGATTTCACAGGAGAACTGGAGCCTCCAGATCCTTTGGCTAGACTGCCTCAGCTTAAATGGCGGATGAAACAGCTGCTGATGGACTTGGGGAAAGTGCAACAGATGAgcacagtgtgctctgtgtga